The window GCCCCGCCGAAGCGGCCGTTCCACGGCGGCGCTCGTCGTCGTCGCGCTGGTCGTGGCGCTCGCCGCCGGTGGCTCGGTGTACGCCCTCATGAACGGGGGCGGCGACGACAGAACCGGCGGTGATCCGACCGCCAACCCGACCGCCAAGACCGCCACCACCGAGCCCCCCACCGGCGACCCGACCGCCCCCTCCGCTTCCCCGTCCCCGTCTCCGTCCGCGTCGGACGGCGTGATCCCGGCGGACTACCTGGGCACCTGGACGGCCTCGATCGACAACGGCGGCGGCGAGAACACGCGTCGGCTGACCATCCGGCAGGGCGACGTGGGCGACACTGTCCTGACCCTGGTCGCCGAGGGCCCCGCCGGCACCGGCACCTACCACTGCGAGTTCGATGCGGAACTGACCGAAGAGCCCGGCGAGAACGGCCCGTTGGCGATGGGCCCGTCCACCGTGACGGCCGGCGAGCCGGCCACCGCCTGCTCGCCGGGGGACGCCACCGAGGTCACGGTGCTGTCGGACGGCAGGCTGGAGCGGGTGAACACGAGCAGCGGGGAGAAGCTGACGTACACCAGGCAGTAACCCCAAGTGGCTGAGCGCAGGCGACCGCCTGACGCCGGCAACTGAGGCGCCCTTGCCGTCGGTTGCCATGTCCACAACCATGGCGGGGTCGGCCGGCATCGGCAGCCCCGGGAGGACCCATGCGTCGCAGCCCCACCAGGAGAACGGTCCTCACGGCTACGGCGGCGACCGCGGCGGCGATGACGGCAACCGGTACGGCCGAGGCGGCGCCCGCGTCGGCGAACCGCCCCCCGGCAACCGCCCAGCGCCCCACCCGCGAACTGCGCGCCCTCCTCCGCGAGATCGACCCCGCCCGCATCGAGGCCACGACCCGCAAACTGGTCTCCTTCGGTACCCGCCACACCCTCTCCGTCCAGGACGACCCGGCGCGCGGCATCGGCGCCGCCCGCGACTGGCTGGCCGCGGAGCTGAGGTCGTACGCGGCGGCCTCCGGCGGCCGGATGACGGTCGAACTCCAGTCGTACGTCCAGGAACCCGCCCCGCGCATCCCCACCGCGACCCGCATCACGAACGTCGTCGCGACCCTCCGCGGCTCGCTCACGCCGGAGCGCGTCTACGTCGTCTCGGGCCACTACGACTCCCGCGTCACGGACGTCATGGACGCCACCTCCGACGCGCCGGGCGCGGACGACGACGCCTCGGGTGTGGCCGTCGTGCTGGAACTGGCCCGGGTGATGGCGAAGCGCCGCCCTGCGTCGACGGTCGTGTTCGCGGCGGTGGCGGGGGAGGAGCAGGGCCTGTACGGATCGGCGTACATGGCACAGCAGCTGAAGGCGGCGGGCGCGGACGTCCAGGCCATGTTCACGAACGACATAGTCGGCAGCTCGACCGCGGACGACGGCACACGCGA of the Streptomyces sp. T12 genome contains:
- a CDS encoding M20/M25/M40 family metallo-hydrolase; this translates as MRRSPTRRTVLTATAATAAAMTATGTAEAAPASANRPPATAQRPTRELRALLREIDPARIEATTRKLVSFGTRHTLSVQDDPARGIGAARDWLAAELRSYAAASGGRMTVELQSYVQEPAPRIPTATRITNVVATLRGSLTPERVYVVSGHYDSRVTDVMDATSDAPGADDDASGVAVVLELARVMAKRRPASTVVFAAVAGEEQGLYGSAYMAQQLKAAGADVQAMFTNDIVGSSTADDGTRDPYTIRLFAEGVPSSETPEQAAIRRSVGGENDSATRQLARFVRDVAENDATGMRIRVVYRRDRYRRGGDHIPFLERGYPAARFTEPAEDFAHQHQDVRVDETGKQYGDLPQFCDFDFTARVAKVNAAALWTLSQAPGAPTGAKIITTTLTNTTQLVWTRGPEPDLAGYEIVWRETTAPEWTHVVPAGDVTTHEVDLSKDNVFVGVRAVNTAGLRGPVAFPAPQS